DNA sequence from the Cohnella herbarum genome:
GCAAGCGGAAGAAGAAGCCGATCGGCAATGGAACGTTGCCGGTGCGGGAGCCTTCTGCGGAGTCGATTGGCATACAGGCGACGCCTGTAAGTGCGGTTGTGGAAGCGGCGGGTAATGCTGCCGGACGAACTTCGAAGCGCAAAGGTCGCGACGGAGATCGCGAGGGTATCGTTGCGGAAGCGAACGGTTCGTCGACCTCTTCGGGCGCGAATAGATCGACAGGCGGTAGAGCCCCGGGTTCGAATCCGAGATCGGAATCGAGACCGGATTCTAGAGCAGAAACAAGATCAGATGCAAGATCGGATTCGGGTACTGGTACTAGCGCGAACGGTTCTGGTGGTTCCGCATCGGCTCCGGCTAGACGCGGCAAGCTCGATATGTGGGGACTTCCACGTTCCGGTAACTATAAGCCAATCGACGATGGTACGGATGGCGGCATGTCATCCGGGTTGCGCAAAGGTCGCGGAGGCAATGGCGCCGGCGGCGCTAGCGGAGGAAACAAACGTCCTCCAAGACCGTTCACCAAAGCGGAAGCTTCGGTACCGAGATCGGGCGGAGAGAATAAGCCGAGCAAGCGTAAAAAGCCCAAAGAATAAGCAGGACAGAGTCTTCCGGACGAAATTGCCGGGAGGCTCTTTTTTCGTCGAAAGATTGGCCCGAAATGACCGCGCAAACCATTTTACAAACTTCGCCGTATCTTATAGGATAGTACTTAGTGTGTACGGAGTGACGTCGGGGAGGCAAACGAATATGAAGCAGTATTATCATGTGCTTGGAGCCAAACAGTTCGAGAAAGACGAGCTGGAAAGACTATTCGACGCGGCGCGGGAGATGGAAGGAATCGTCGCGCGCGGCGGGGATAGAAGACATGAAGGTCGAATTATGACGACGTTGTTCTTCGAAGCGAGCACGCGGACGCGGCTGTCGTTCGAGTCGGCGATGCACCGGCTTGGCGGTAACGTCATCGGCACGGAGAACGCCGCTCAATTCTCCTCCGCGATCAAGGGCGAGACGTTGGAGGACACGATTCGGATTATCAGCGGCTATAGCGACATCATCGTTATGCGCCACACCGAGATCGGCGCGGCGAAGCGGGCAGCTCAAGTCGCGACCGTACCGGTTATCAACGCGGGCGACGGAGCAGGCGAGCATCCGACTCAGGCGCTGCTGGACGCTTACACGATTCGCAAGGAATTCGGCAAAATCGACGGCCTGAAGATCGCGATGGTCGGAGATCTCGCGTACGGGCGGACGGTTCACTCTCTGAGCTACATTCTGGCGAATTATCAGGATGTTATGGTGTACTACATCTCTCCGGATAATGTACGGATTCCGGACAACGTGAAGAAGTACATGGACGAGAAGGGCATCCGCTACGCGGAGACGAACGATCTGGATTCGGTCGCGGGCTCCATCGACGTGCTGTACCAGACGCGGATTCAGAAGGAGCGGTTCCCATCGGTCGAGGAGTACGAGAAGGCGTCCGGCCAATTCATCGTCGATGCCGATCTGATGAGCCGGATGAACAAGGACGCGATCGTGCTGCATCCGCTTCCTCGCGCTGGCGAGATTACGGAAGAAGTAGACTCCGATCCGCGTGCCGCGTACTTCCGCCAAGCGGTTAACGGCTTGTACATCCGGATGGCGCTGATCGACAAGAGCATTACGGAGTCTCAGGGGAAATAATGCGAATAGGTACGGTGGTATCAAGGGCAACGGCGGATGAGAATATCCGTCGTTGTTCTTTGTATTTTTGGGATGCGCATCACAGAACTGTGGTATTTGCATCGATAGCGGAACTGCGTGCCGTTAAACTCATCGTCTCGCCACTTCCGGCGCCGCATAGCGGCAGGGATTTCCGCTAATCCATTGCACATTGCTCGAATGGGGTAGCGTCAAGTAGTCTGTGTAGTAGGTTTTTCCATCGGGACGATGGATAGAAAAAATCAATTTGTTTAAGGTCGTGTGACTTGAGGCGCGTAGCTCAAGCGAAGGCGCGGGAGCTACCGCTTTATGTCCTTTGTCTTGAATATTTCTCAGTGTACATCTTCTCAAATGCTGCTTTGGTGTCCGGGTCTACAAAGCCTCGAATTGCTCTTCCGCACCATTTCTCATTGTAGTCTAGGGATTGGAGGTAGATGATTTTCTCTGCTGCTTCAATGTTAGTTAGACTATTCATTGGCTTCAGGCGCTTGCGTAACTCTTTGTTCGTCCGTTCAATGGGGTTCGAAGTGTAAATCGCAGGTCGTGTGAGTGCTGGGAACTTGTAGAAGGTCAGTAACGTCGGGAGTTGTTCCTCCCACGACTTCACTTCCTTCGGATATTGCTTGCTCCATTTGGCTTTGAACCCATCGAAGACCGCCAAAGCTACATCGCCATCGAATGCCGTGTATACACCCTTCAAATCTTCGAGAAACTCGGTTTTATCGTTGACTCGAATTTTTGGAAAGGTACTTCTCACTTTATGGACGATACAATGCTGCACATCGGCTTGAGGATACACTGCTCGAAAAGCTTCCTCAAGTCCAGGTAGTCCGTCAAAAACGCCAACTAGTACTTCGGTTGCTCCGCGGTTCTTTAAGTCAATTAAGACCTCTTTCCAAACGTTAGAACTCTCTTGGCCACCGACGTAAAATCCTAGAATTTGACGTATCCCTTTCTCGTCGATACCCATGACCAAGTAAACAGCCTCGCTACTGACTGTATTACGTTTGAGCTTAACATAGAGGCCGTCCAAATAGATAACGGAGTAGCGTTTCTCTAGCGGGCGCTTCTGCCACTGTTCGATGTCCTCCATAACCGTCTGAGTAATGTTACTGATGGTGGTCGGAGAATACTGAGTACCGAACATGCTCTCGATGAACTTGGCAACTTCGCGTGTGCTCATTCCGCCTTTGTACATATGAATGATGGCCTCTTCCAGCCAGCCTTCCCTACGTTGGTAGGGTTGGAACAAACGTGTTTGAAAAGTCCCTTTACGGTCGCGAGGAACTTGGAGTTCGTTTATGGTTCCGTAACGGGTTTGGAACGTACGCTTGTAGTGACCATTACGACTGTTTCGCTGATCCTGTTGCTCGTTAAGCATGTAGTTCTTAATTTCTTCACGCATGAGCAGTTCTAGTTTCTCCTGCAACAGCTTTTTTACAGCATTTTCAAGTAGATTGTCGTACGCATTTTCGGATATAGTAGTCATCGAGTAGGGCTCCTTCTTGGTGATGTCGTAATCCCGAGGATACCCTACTTTTTTGTTGCCTGTTAAGGCTCCAAATGTTGGTACACAGACTACTTTACATCATCTCGAATGGAGACTGGGGACACGGAATAACGGAAATCCGTTCCGCTACCTTTTTAGAAAACCAACTTTCCTCATGAATAACGGCAGAGAATTCCGCTATGATAAAACTTGTTGGAAACTGCGGGTATGAGGGCCACTTCGGCCTAACTTTTGTCGGTAATACTCAGTTTCTGTACTGTGGAGTTTGTTCGGATTTGTGAAGAAAATCAATTGATATTCGTATGTGCGTATATGCTGATGTTCTTTTGAATGTTGTTCGGGTTCAATGCGACTTGTTCAATTCACGCCGTTGTTGAAGGTGCTACGGGCAGCGTGCTATAATGAAGATCCGGCAATTTCGGGTATCCTAATGAAACGTGGTGAAGGAAAATGGGCAAGAAAGACCAATTCGACAAGCCGTTAGCTCAGAATAAGAAGGCGTCCCATGACTACTTCATCGAGGAAGCCATTGAAGCCGGTATGGTTCTGACAGGTACGGAGATTAAATCTCTTCGCACCGGCCGCGCGACGTTAGGCGATGCGTTCGCAACGATCCGCAACGGCGAGATGTTCCTTCATAACATGCACATCAGCCCTTTCGAGCAAGGCAATCGTCACAATCCGGTCGATCCGACTCGGGCTCGCAAGCTCTTACTGCATAAGACCCAGATCCATAAGATGCTCGGCTCCGTTAAGCGGGACGGTTACACCCTCGTACCTCTTCGCGTCTACATCAAGAACGGCTACGCCAAATGTCTGATCGGCCTCGGTAAAGGAAAGAAGCAGTTCGACAAGCGCGAAGCCGACGCCAAGCGGGATTCTCAGCGAGACATTCAGCGTATTCTTCGCGAGAAGCAGAAGGTTAGCCGTTAGCGTTGTTGCTTGATCGGTATTCGTTGTAATCAAGTTTGTACCAAGACTGCCAGTAACACTTTAGGTAATAGCAAGTCGCACGTGTTATAATAGATGAGTAAGCTAAGCAAGCTTGATCTATAATCATCCTTCGGGGTGATTCCTGGAAGTCCGACCGCTTTAGCGGTGGCGACCAACTTTTTGGGGGCGTTTATGGATTCGACGGGGATAGAACGAGCGTGGGTAGCGGGTAGTAGGGCTGCGTCTGCTTCACTAACGCGGAAAGCCATTTAAACGGCAAACAACAAAACAACTACGCTTTAGCAGCCTAAGAAACTGCTTGCGTGCTTCTACCTTCCATCGCCCATGTGGCAGGATAGGGGCTAACCTATAGTGGGATACGCTAACTAGTCTCCGCCTGGGGCTGATTAGAAGAAGACAATCAGGCTGACCCGAAGGGAATCCGGTGACGGGGAGTCTCTAGGGTGACATCAAATCTGTCACTACACCCGTAGAAGCACATGTGGCGTTGTCTTCGGACAGGGGTTCGACTCCCCTCGCCTCCACCACGAAAAACCCGACCGCATGAGGTCGGGTTTTTGTGTGGGCAAAATTGGGGAGTCGCCAGTCCGAAGGAGGACATTGGGGTTCGATCGCGCGGAAGGCAGCGGAGCGGACTGAGCACGCAATTCAATTCTACCGCTAAGATTGTCATCGTCGAGTTCACTTCGTCAGCCATTTCAATCAAGAATTGAATACTCTCCTTAAGCCGCCACCATAAAAATGCGACACAAGAAACCGACACGAAGTAGTCGCGTTTCGTTTGGGGAGCCAAAAGGAACTTGACCCTTAGGAGTGTAATGTGGTTCGTACACTTGGAGATAGCGGGTATGTATTTTCAATGAATAGGTTCTTTAATTGTTGGGAATGAATATATTGCAATTAGAGTGCGAGCAATCTGTACAGATTGCTCATAATTAGATATAATGGGAGGCAGGGAGGCGATGACGATGTTTATGGAATATGGCTTCACAGAGGCAAGAAAAGACTTTACTAGTGTTATAGATCGCGTTCAGCATCTACTTCCAGTTGTGATTCAGCCTCGCAAGAAATCCGAAGAACCTACTTTTCTGTTTAAGCAAGCGGTAGTCCATCAATTATTGTCTGAGTATAAGTTTCAATGTACACTTGTGGATGAAGAAGAAGGCAGTTATGCTTATTGGCTCGACCCACTTGATATTTATGGCTATGGTGAGACTAAGGAAGATGCGATTAATTCACTCATTGATGACCTTCTCCTCTACTGTAAGGAATATACCCAAAACCCAGAACGCTATATAAGTGCCCCTAATCGCAAACATCACTTACCATATGTGTTTAAAGTGATGTGCTGCAATGATCCTAAAGAAGTAAAGCAAATGCTAATTCCAGATGCCTCCTAGATTTCGAGATTTAAAATCTTATTGCGATAAAAATGGGTGGGTTTTGATCGGTAATACCGATCATTGGTATTACGAGAAGGTGCTACAGAATGGGGACATATTGAAAACGAAGGTAAGCCTTGCTGTTCATAAGGAGATACCTCGGAATATCTGGAAGAATATCCTTAAGCACCAGTTGAAAATTACTGAAAATGAGTTTAATGATAACAAATGATGTATGAGTTTCAGCAGCTTTAAGGATGCTAATCAATGCCTTACAACGACTTTCAGGTGACATCAAATCTGTCACTACACCCACGGCGAAGCCCAGCACATGTGGCGTTGTCTTCGGACAGGGGTTCGACTCCCTTCGCCTCCACCATCATCAAAGCCAGCCGCAAAGAGGCTGGCTTTTTTGCGTGGAAAAAAAGGGGGGGGGGGGGGGGGCGTCACAGTCCGAAGGAGGACATCCAGCTTGCCAGTCAGGGTCGTGTAGGACGGTAATCGCAACAACTGGCTCAATTAAGATTTGCTCCGGTTAAACTGCCCCTGAATGAATTTTTCTCCCCACTCGCATAGCTGATCTAAGATCGCTTTGAGCGACTCTCCTATTTCAGTCATTTCATAGACTACTTTTGGCGGTACTTGATTGTAGACCGTCCTGAAGATGATTCCGTCGTCCTCCAACTCTCTAAGTTGTTGAGTTAACATTTTTTGAGTAATACCGGGCATTGCTTTCTTAAGCTCGCTCGTTCG
Encoded proteins:
- the pyrB gene encoding aspartate carbamoyltransferase — protein: MKQYYHVLGAKQFEKDELERLFDAAREMEGIVARGGDRRHEGRIMTTLFFEASTRTRLSFESAMHRLGGNVIGTENAAQFSSAIKGETLEDTIRIISGYSDIIVMRHTEIGAAKRAAQVATVPVINAGDGAGEHPTQALLDAYTIRKEFGKIDGLKIAMVGDLAYGRTVHSLSYILANYQDVMVYYISPDNVRIPDNVKKYMDEKGIRYAETNDLDSVAGSIDVLYQTRIQKERFPSVEEYEKASGQFIVDADLMSRMNKDAIVLHPLPRAGEITEEVDSDPRAAYFRQAVNGLYIRMALIDKSITESQGK
- a CDS encoding IS256 family transposase, which translates into the protein MTTISENAYDNLLENAVKKLLQEKLELLMREEIKNYMLNEQQDQRNSRNGHYKRTFQTRYGTINELQVPRDRKGTFQTRLFQPYQRREGWLEEAIIHMYKGGMSTREVAKFIESMFGTQYSPTTISNITQTVMEDIEQWQKRPLEKRYSVIYLDGLYVKLKRNTVSSEAVYLVMGIDEKGIRQILGFYVGGQESSNVWKEVLIDLKNRGATEVLVGVFDGLPGLEEAFRAVYPQADVQHCIVHKVRSTFPKIRVNDKTEFLEDLKGVYTAFDGDVALAVFDGFKAKWSKQYPKEVKSWEEQLPTLLTFYKFPALTRPAIYTSNPIERTNKELRKRLKPMNSLTNIEAAEKIIYLQSLDYNEKWCGRAIRGFVDPDTKAAFEKMYTEKYSRQRT
- the smpB gene encoding SsrA-binding protein SmpB, translating into MGKKDQFDKPLAQNKKASHDYFIEEAIEAGMVLTGTEIKSLRTGRATLGDAFATIRNGEMFLHNMHISPFEQGNRHNPVDPTRARKLLLHKTQIHKMLGSVKRDGYTLVPLRVYIKNGYAKCLIGLGKGKKQFDKREADAKRDSQRDIQRILREKQKVSR
- a CDS encoding winged helix-turn-helix transcriptional regulator, which encodes MEAQPKHSYNIPAEATLDVLGGKWKTLILCHLAYGPKRTSELKKAMPGITQKMLTQQLRELEDDGIIFRTVYNQVPPKVVYEMTEIGESLKAILDQLCEWGEKFIQGQFNRSKS